In one Gadus morhua chromosome 7, gadMor3.0, whole genome shotgun sequence genomic region, the following are encoded:
- the mink1 gene encoding misshapen-like kinase 1 isoform X3 yields MSENAPTRSLDDIDLAALRDPAGIFELVEVVGNGTYGQVYKGRHVKTGQLAAIKVMDVTEEEEEEIKAEINMLKKYSHHRNIATYYGAFVKKSPPGHDDQLWLVMEFCGAGSVTDLVKNTKGSSLKEDWIAYICREILRGLAHLHAHKVIHRDIKGQNVLLTENAEVKLVDFGVSAQLDRTVGRRNTFIGTPYWMAPEVIACDENPDSTYDYRSDIWSLGITAIEMAEGAPPLCDMHPMRALFLIPRNPPPKLKSKKWSKKFMDFIEGCLVKTYPSRPSTEQLLKHTFIRDQPTERQVRIQLKDHIDRTRKKRGEKEETEYEYSGSDEEDENRGDERESSSSILNVPGESTLRRDFLRLQQENKERSEALKRQQAQLAAQRRDPEEHKRQLLHDRQKRIEEQKEQRRRLEEQQRKERDMARQQEKGPHRRLDDMRREEDRRMAEREQEFIRHKLEEEQRQLEILQQQLLQEQALLMEYKRKQLEEQRQSERLQRQLQQEHAYLVSLQQQQDKKPQLYHYNKNLEPNNKPAWAREVEERSKLNRQGSPKICTTVSDTAIQSRSDSISQSGGGQAAQTPPMQRPVEPQGGQGKMAHLVPLKPYAAPVPRSQSLCDQPTKTMSAFPTQDPSLAPSPRPTHSRELVRQNSDPTSENPGPLAHHPIREDRGPWIRLPDVELPPKIPQRTASIAAALNANLSSGIRHPVRASNPDLSRNDRWERGDSMNLVSNLPQTGSLERHRILSSSKMDSPILCHDGRHKAGESRTSSRPSRPASYKRAIGEDHGLYAKERAEEQPRPPVKANDYSSSSDSSESSEESESGEGADEGESPTDRHRDGDTDSVNTMVVHEEEDEEEEEGEGGEGEQAGGYGDQTMLVQRTPEKRSHNGYTNLPDVVQPSHSPTDSAGQSSPGKDSVYDYQSRGLVKASGKSSFMTFVDLGMYQSTSGTGDTVSVGSIGSRFEQLKMEVRKGSMVNVNPTNTRPHSDTPEIRKYKKRFNSEILCAALWGVNLLVGTENGLKLLDRSGQGKVYPLINSRRFQQMDVLEGLNLLITISGKKNKVRVYYLAWLRNKILHNDPEVEKKQGWTTVGEMEGCVHYKVVKYERIKFLVIAMKNAVEVYAWAPKPYHKFMAFKSFGDLPHRPLLVDLTVEEGQRLKVIYGSCAGFHAIDVDSGNNYDIYIPVHIQSQVTPHAIVFLPSSDGMEMLLCYEDEGVYVNTYGRIIKDVVLQWGEMPTSVAHICSNQIMGWGEKAIEIRSVETGHLDGVFMHKRAQRLKFLCERNDKVFFASVRSGGSSQVYFMTLNRNCIMNW; encoded by the exons GATCCAGCTGGGATCTTCGAGCTTGTCGAGGTCGTAGGAAATGGCACCTATGGGCAGGTGTACAAG GGCCGTCATGTCAAGACGGGCCAGCTGGCCGCCATCAAGGTGATGGatgtgacggaggaggaggaggaggagatcaaggCAGAGATCAACATGCTAAAGAAATACAGCCACCATCGCAACATCGCCACCTACTACGGCGCCTTTGTTAAGAAGAGCCCACCAGGACATGACGATCAACTCTGG CTGGTGATGGAGTTCTGTGGCGCCGGTTCTGTGACCGACCTGGTGAAGAACACCAAAGGAAGCTCTCTGAAGGAGGACTGGATCGCCTACATCTGCAGAGAGATCCTCAGG GGTCTGGCACACCTCCACGCCCATAAAGTCATCCACAGAGACATCAAGGGTCAGAATGTCCTGCTCACAGAGAACGCTGAGGTCAAACTGG TGGACTTTGGCGTGAGTGCACAGCTGGACCGCACCGTGGGTCGGAGGAACACCTTCATCGGCACGCCATACTGGATGGCACCGGAGGTCATCGCCTGCGACGAGAACCCGGACTCCACATACGACTACAGG AGCGATATCTGGTCGTTGGGAATCACAGCTATCGAGATGGCCGAGGGAGCTCCGC CACTGTGTGACATGCACCCAATGAGAGCACTCTTTCTGATTCCCAGGAATCCTCCTCCCAAACTCAAATCCAAGAAGTG GTCAAAGAAGTTCATGGACTTCATCGAGGGCTGCCTGGTGAAGACCTACCCCAGCCGCCCGTCCACGGAGCAGCTCCTGAAGCACACCTTCATCAGGGACCAGCCCACCGAGCGGCAGGTCCGCATCCAGCTCAAGGACCACATCGACCGCACGCGCAAGAAGAGGGGCGAGAAAG AGGAGACGGAGTACGAATACAGCGGCAGCGATGAGGAGGACGAGAACCGCGGCGATGAGCGGGAGTCGAG CAGTTCGATCCTCAACGTGCCGGGCGAGTCCACGCTGAGGCGGGACTTCCTGCGGCTGCAGCAGGAGAACAAGGAGCGCTCCGAGGCGCTGAAGCGGCAGCAGGCCCAGCTGGCCGCCCAGCGCCGGGACCCCGAGGAGCACAAGAGGCAGCTCCTCCACGACCGGCAGAAACGCATcgaggagcagaaggagcagCGCCGGCGcctggaggag CAACAGCGAAAGGAGCGAGACATGGCGAGGCAGCAGGAAAAGGGTCCCCACCGGAGACTCGACGACATGCGacgggaggaggacaggaggatgGCCGAGAGGGAGCAG GAGTTCATCAGACACAAGCTGGAGGAGGAACAGCGGCAGTTGGAGATCCTTCAGCAGCAGCTCCTGCAGGAGCAGGCTCTGCTCATG GAGTACAAGCGCaagcagctggaggagcagaggcagTCAGAGCGGCTGCAGaggcagctgcagcaggagcaCGCCTACCTGGtgtccctgcagcagcagcaggacaaGAAGCCCCAGCTTTACCACTACAACAAGAACCTGGAGCCCAACAACAAGCCCGCCTGGGCCCGCGAG gtggaggagaggagcaagCTCAACAGACAGGGTTCTCCCAAGATCTGCACCACCGTCTCCGACACGGCCATCCAGTCGCGCTCAGActccatcagccaatcaggaggggGCCAGGCTGCCCAGACCCCGCCCATGCAGCGGCCCGTGGAACCTCAAGGAGGGCagggcaag ATGGCCCACCTGGTCCCTCTCAAGCCCTACGCCGCCCCCGTGCCGCGCTCACAGTCCCTCTGCGACCAGCCCACTAAGACCATGTCCGCGTTCCCCACCCAGgacccctccctcgccccctccccccgccccacgCACTCCCGCGAGCTGGTCCGCCAGAACTCGGACCCCACCTCGGAGAACCCCGGCCCGCTGGCGCACCACCCCATCAGGGAGGACCGGGGTCCCTGGATCCGCCTGCCCGACGTGGAGCTGCCCCCcaag ATCCCACAGAGAACGGCATCCATCGCTGCAGCGCTCAACGCAAACCTCTCCTCTGGCATCCGACATCCAGTTAGAGCCAG CAACCCAGACCTGAGCCGCAACGATcgctgggagagaggggacagcaTGAACCTGGTGTCCAACCTGCCCCAGACCGGCTCGCTGGAGAGACACCGCATCCTCA GTTCTTCTAAGATGGACTCTCCCATTCTTTGTCACGACGGACGCCACAAAGCGGGGGAGTCTCGCACCTCCTCTCGCCCCAGTCGCCCcgct AGTTACAAGCGAGCCATAGGAGAG gaccaTGGCCTGTATGCGAAGGAGCGCGCCGAGGAGCAGCCGCGGCCCCCCGTCAAGGCCAACGACTACTCGTCGTCCTCGGACAGCAGCGAGagcagcgaggagagcgagagcggagAGGGGGCCGATGAGGGGGAGAGCCCCACTGACCG tcaCAGGGACGGGGACACAGACTCTGTGAACACCATGGTGGTtcacgaggaggaggatgaggaggaagaggagggcgaagggggagagggggagcaggcGGGGGGCTACGGGGACCAGACCATGCTGGTGCAGAgg ACCCCGGAGAAGCGGAGCCACAATGGCTACACCAACCTGCCGGATGTGGTGCAGCCCTCCCACTCGCCCACCGACTCTGCCGGCCAGTCCTCCCCCGGGAAGGACTCTGTGTACGAC TACCAGTCCCGGGGCTTGGTCAAGGCCTCGGGCAAGTCCTCCTTCATGACCTTTGTGGACCTGGGGATGTACCAGTCCACTTCGGGCACCGGAGACACCGTCTCTGTGGGAA GCATCGGCTCCAGGTTCGAGCAGCTGAAGATGGAGGTAAGGAAGGGCTCCATGGTGAACGTGAACCCCACCAACACGCGGCCCCACAGCGACACGCCCGAGATCCGCAAGTACAAGAAGAGGTTCAACTCGGAGATCCTCTGTGCCGCTCTGTGGG gtgtgaacCTGCTGGTGGGCACAGAGAACGGCCTCAAGCTGCTGGACCGCAGCGGCCAGGGGAAGGTCTACCCTCTGATCAACTCCCGCCGCTTCCAGCAGATGGACGTCCTGGAGGGGCTCAACCTGCTCATCACCATTTCAG GCAAGAAGAACAAGGTGCGCGTGTACTACCTGGCCTGGCTGAGGAACAAGATCCTGCACAACGACCCCGAGGTGGAGAAGAAGCAGGGCTGGACCACCGTGGGGGAGATGGAAGGCTGTGTGCACTACAAAGTTG TGAAATACGAGCGGATCAAGTTCCTGGTGATCGCCATGAAGAACGCCGTTGAGGTGTACGCATGGGCGCCCAAGCCTTATCACAAATTCATGGCCTTCAAG TCCTTCGGGGACCTCCCCCACCGGCCCCTGCTGGTGGACCTGACCGTGGAGGAGGGCCAGCGGCTCAAGGTCATCTACGGGTCCTGCGCCGGCTTCCACGCCATCGACGTGGACTCTGGGAACAACTACGACATCTACATCCCTGTGCAC ATCCAGAGCCAGGTGACCCCCCACGCCATCGTGTTCCTGCCCAGCTCTGACGGCATGGAGATGCTGCTGTGCTACGAGGACGAGGGCGTCTACGTCAACACGTACGGACGCATCATCAAGGACGTGGTGCTGCAGTGGGGCGAGATGCCCACCTCCGTCG CCCACATCTGCTCCAACCAAATCATGGGCTGGGGGGAGAAGGCCATCGAGATCCGCTCGGTGGAGACGGGACACCTGGACGGCGTGTTCATGCACAAGAGGGCCCAGAGGCTCAAGTTCCTGTGTGAGAGGAACGACAAG GTGTTCTTCGCCTCGgtgcggtcggggggcagcagCCAGGTGTACTTCATGACCCTCAACAGGAACTGCATCATGAACTGGTGA